A region of Paenibacillus sp. JNUCC-31 DNA encodes the following proteins:
- the licT gene encoding BglG family transcription antiterminator LicT, producing the protein MRFKKSLNNNIALAEDAEGCEVIVIGTGVGFKKAKGQWIERDQIQKTFRIGSNDKYQRLEQFFNDIPLHVIDITDQIIEAGQTIIGKKLNDSILLTLADHIHFALDRYNSGVEVGNPLHWDIRHLYPAEYRIGEYAVERINEAFQVSLPSSEASSVALHFVNSQFDSGSMNQTIKITKIINDCLEIMSHHFGIALDQESVNYSRFITHLRYFIVRQMNREVLSFKDQHFLFDVLSERYPSSFQCAQKIKEFMERQHEFNITPDEMVYLMIHIERVTSHSDAD; encoded by the coding sequence ATGAGGTTTAAAAAATCGCTTAACAACAACATCGCCCTGGCGGAAGACGCCGAAGGCTGTGAGGTCATTGTGATTGGGACAGGAGTTGGCTTCAAAAAAGCAAAGGGGCAGTGGATTGAACGGGACCAGATTCAGAAAACGTTCAGAATCGGATCGAATGACAAGTACCAGCGATTGGAGCAGTTTTTCAACGATATACCGCTGCACGTCATTGATATTACCGATCAGATCATTGAAGCAGGACAGACTATCATTGGAAAAAAGCTGAATGACTCCATCCTGTTAACGCTCGCTGATCATATTCACTTTGCCCTGGATCGCTATAATAGCGGCGTGGAGGTAGGAAACCCGCTGCATTGGGATATCCGCCATCTGTATCCTGCAGAATACCGCATTGGAGAATACGCCGTGGAACGAATCAACGAAGCTTTTCAAGTATCCTTGCCTTCTAGCGAAGCAAGCTCCGTTGCCCTTCATTTTGTGAATTCACAGTTCGATTCTGGCAGCATGAACCAAACGATCAAAATCACTAAAATAATCAATGATTGCCTGGAGATCATGTCCCATCATTTCGGCATCGCGCTGGATCAGGAGTCTGTGAACTATTCCAGATTCATCACTCATTTGCGCTACTTCATCGTCCGCCAAATGAACCGGGAGGTACTATCGTTCAAGGATCAGCATTTCTTGTTTGACGTGCTGTCGGAAAGGTACCCTTCAAGCTTCCAATGTGCGCAAAAAATAAAGGAGTTTATGGAACGGCAGCATGAGTTCAATATTACTCCTGATGAGATGGTTTACCTAATGATTCACATCGAGAGAGTGACGTCGCATTCCGATGCGGACTGA
- a CDS encoding beta-glucoside-specific PTS transporter subunit IIABC, whose protein sequence is MNHRDLSTEIIQLTGGEENIIQAWHCITRLRFNVKDEKKVQLEQIKKLNGVLGAQFQNDQFQVVIGNNVAAVYEELEGQLKQGASTEHKEEQKSRSRGLNAVLDTISGIFTPILPAIVGTGMLKGILALLVTLGLLHENSGEYQVLASIGNAAFYFLPFLLAVSSARKFKVNEYIALTLAGTLLYPTILDAFNANHLEPIRFLSLPVSIVNYTQSVIPIILGVWLLSYVYRWVDRIIPGPVKVIFTSMIVLVITVPVLLIAIGPLGTFIGTYLEMGTSWLFAHSGPLTGIILGGLMPLIVMTGMHYAFFPGTLQNLSKLGYDVLLLPINLITNMSQAGAVMAVFLKTKNPNMKSIALSSGISALLGITEPALYGVTLKLKKPFYASLVGGAAGGGFITAVGLKCFGFAVPGLLSLPLYIDPKGGMSNFWYALIGVAISFTVSFVLTLMLKWDDSEPQPSAASDSPLMELRPEPLREQNEMPLTVRSIEEKKGEVQSPLTGELVPLAELPDKTFADELTGKGIAIRPTEGKVTAPFDGTVTMVAKSKHAIMLQSTDGIDILIHIGLNTVSLKGKFYDVKVVAGQEVRSGEILVEFDLENIKAVGLDIVSPVIVTNTPDYLDVVPVHVKGVISMNELLLLTVR, encoded by the coding sequence ATGAACCACAGGGATCTGTCCACGGAGATCATCCAATTAACAGGAGGAGAAGAAAACATCATCCAGGCCTGGCACTGCATCACCAGACTCCGCTTCAATGTTAAGGATGAGAAGAAGGTTCAACTGGAGCAGATTAAGAAACTGAATGGTGTCCTGGGTGCCCAGTTTCAGAACGATCAATTCCAGGTTGTCATCGGAAATAACGTCGCTGCGGTATATGAGGAATTGGAGGGACAGCTGAAGCAGGGCGCTTCCACGGAGCATAAAGAAGAACAGAAATCCCGCTCCAGAGGTCTCAATGCTGTACTGGATACCATCTCCGGCATATTTACACCGATCCTTCCGGCTATTGTGGGGACAGGTATGCTCAAAGGGATTCTGGCACTCCTGGTTACGTTAGGACTTCTGCACGAGAATAGCGGCGAATATCAGGTGCTAGCGTCCATCGGTAATGCTGCCTTCTATTTTCTGCCTTTCCTGTTAGCCGTATCGTCCGCTCGCAAATTTAAGGTGAACGAGTATATCGCTCTGACGCTTGCCGGCACACTGTTATATCCGACCATTCTGGATGCTTTCAATGCCAATCATCTTGAACCGATTCGTTTCCTTTCGCTCCCGGTGTCGATCGTGAATTACACGCAGTCCGTCATTCCAATTATCCTGGGTGTGTGGTTGCTAAGTTATGTGTACCGCTGGGTAGACAGGATCATTCCAGGCCCGGTAAAAGTCATTTTCACTTCGATGATTGTGCTGGTAATTACGGTTCCGGTTCTGTTGATTGCCATCGGCCCGTTAGGTACTTTCATCGGCACTTATTTGGAAATGGGTACATCGTGGCTCTTTGCCCATTCCGGTCCTCTGACAGGAATTATCCTTGGCGGCTTGATGCCATTAATCGTCATGACGGGTATGCACTATGCATTTTTCCCGGGCACGCTGCAAAATTTGAGTAAACTTGGTTATGATGTGCTTTTGTTACCCATCAATTTGATCACGAACATGAGTCAGGCTGGCGCGGTAATGGCGGTGTTTCTCAAAACGAAAAACCCGAACATGAAGTCGATTGCACTGTCGAGTGGAATTTCCGCCTTACTGGGCATTACAGAACCTGCATTGTACGGAGTTACGCTAAAGTTAAAAAAACCGTTCTACGCATCGCTCGTTGGCGGAGCCGCAGGCGGCGGATTTATAACAGCAGTTGGCCTGAAATGTTTTGGCTTTGCTGTACCCGGATTGCTGTCACTGCCGTTATACATCGACCCGAAGGGGGGAATGTCCAACTTCTGGTATGCGTTGATTGGAGTCGCCATTAGTTTCACCGTTTCGTTCGTCTTGACCTTGATGCTGAAATGGGATGATTCCGAGCCACAGCCATCGGCTGCATCAGACTCCCCACTGATGGAATTGAGGCCTGAACCACTGCGTGAACAGAACGAAATGCCACTAACGGTTCGTTCCATCGAAGAGAAGAAAGGTGAGGTACAGAGCCCACTTACCGGAGAACTTGTTCCACTTGCAGAGCTCCCAGACAAAACATTTGCGGACGAGCTGACAGGTAAAGGGATTGCAATCAGACCGACAGAAGGCAAAGTGACCGCACCTTTTGACGGAACAGTCACGATGGTGGCCAAAAGCAAACATGCCATTATGCTTCAATCCACGGACGGGATTGATATACTCATCCACATCGGACTAAATACGGTCTCGCTCAAAGGGAAGTTCTATGATGTCAAAGTGGTGGCGGGACAAGAAGTCCGCTCGGGTGAAATACTCGTTGAATTCGATTTGGAGAATATCAAGGCTGTAGGACTGGACATCGTTTCACCCGTCATTGTGACGAATACACCGGATTATCTGGATGTTGTGCCAGTACATGTGAAGGGGGTGATTTCAATGAATGAATTGCTTCTTCTCACCGTTCGCTAA
- a CDS encoding arabinosylfuranosidase ArfA, protein MLIDKDFHVAEVDPRLYGSFVEHLGRAVYGGIYDPGHPTADEQGFRQDAIEAIKALNVPIIRYPGGNFVSGYNWEDGVGPVAERKRRLELAWWTIETNAVGTNEFADWAKLVGTEVMMAVNLGTRGIDAARNLVEYCNHPSGTYWSDLRISHGYKDPHKFKTWCLGNEMDGPWQIGAMTAHEYGRIANETAKAMKWVDPNIELVACGSSSRGMSTFADWEATVLDLSYENVDYLSLHAYYNNNKDNTYNFLATSLDLDQFIDSVASICDYVQAKKRSKKKLMLSLDEWNVWNSIGTSRMEERWQIAPPEFEDVYTHEDALAVGCYLITLLKHADRVKMACLAQLINVIAPIMTENNGAIWFQTTYFPFMHASNFGRGTVLHSIVSSPKYDSKDFTDVPYLEAISVHDEENGVITIFAVNRHLDEKMELNVDLRSFGETTFIEHIVLESPDLKAVNTKSNPNNVVPHNGGHTKLDQGKVQSVLNKASWNVIRLKTKQAGVKQIR, encoded by the coding sequence ATGCTTATCGATAAAGATTTTCATGTCGCTGAAGTTGATCCGCGGCTTTACGGTTCATTCGTTGAACATCTGGGACGTGCCGTTTATGGTGGCATCTACGATCCGGGTCATCCGACAGCGGATGAACAAGGTTTTCGTCAGGACGCGATTGAAGCCATTAAAGCACTGAACGTACCCATTATCCGTTACCCTGGCGGGAATTTTGTATCCGGTTACAATTGGGAAGACGGTGTTGGCCCGGTAGCAGAACGGAAACGCAGACTTGAGCTTGCCTGGTGGACCATTGAAACCAATGCGGTCGGCACTAACGAATTCGCGGATTGGGCCAAGCTCGTCGGAACCGAAGTCATGATGGCAGTCAACCTTGGTACAAGAGGTATCGACGCGGCAAGAAATCTGGTGGAATATTGCAACCATCCTTCGGGAACTTATTGGAGTGATCTGCGTATCTCTCACGGCTACAAAGACCCGCATAAGTTCAAAACATGGTGCCTGGGTAATGAAATGGACGGACCTTGGCAGATCGGTGCGATGACCGCACATGAGTACGGACGTATTGCCAACGAAACGGCCAAAGCGATGAAATGGGTTGATCCGAATATTGAACTCGTGGCGTGCGGCAGTTCCAGCCGTGGAATGAGTACATTTGCCGATTGGGAAGCGACAGTCCTCGATCTCTCCTACGAGAATGTGGATTACCTGTCCCTGCACGCATACTACAACAATAACAAAGACAACACCTACAATTTCCTGGCTACATCGCTGGATCTGGACCAATTCATCGACAGCGTTGCCTCAATCTGTGATTATGTGCAAGCCAAGAAACGCAGCAAAAAGAAATTGATGCTGTCCCTGGATGAATGGAACGTCTGGAACTCTATTGGTACAAGCCGTATGGAAGAACGCTGGCAGATTGCACCTCCGGAATTTGAAGATGTATACACACACGAAGATGCTTTGGCAGTGGGCTGTTACCTGATTACCCTTCTCAAGCATGCTGACCGTGTAAAAATGGCTTGTCTTGCACAGCTGATCAATGTTATTGCACCAATCATGACCGAAAACAACGGAGCAATCTGGTTCCAGACCACGTATTTCCCGTTTATGCATGCATCCAACTTCGGACGTGGGACTGTGCTTCATTCCATTGTCTCTTCACCAAAATATGATTCCAAAGACTTCACCGATGTGCCTTATCTGGAAGCCATCAGCGTTCATGATGAAGAGAATGGCGTGATCACCATCTTTGCGGTCAATAGACATCTCGACGAAAAGATGGAACTCAATGTAGATCTTCGTTCCTTCGGGGAAACTACCTTCATCGAGCATATTGTACTCGAAAGTCCTGATCTGAAAGCCGTCAACACCAAGTCGAATCCAAATAATGTAGTTCCGCACAACGGCGGACATACGAAGTTGGATCAGGGAAAAGTCCAATCCGTTTTGAACAAAGCATCGTGGAACGTCATTCGACTTAAAACCAAGCAGGCTGGAGTCAAACAGATCAGATAA
- a CDS encoding ArsR/SmtB family transcription factor, with protein sequence MMLGTDASSLIIYEALASEARLNIVRLLLQNREMHINALAQELYLSKAIVSTHVSKLQKAGIVGSRMKRENGGTYKYCYILQEFMMINLSPELNDVSFHEVSIPVGQYTDYEAWPTCGIATTTRMIGQYDTPACFMDPDRVHAGILWLARGFLEYKIPNYLYKDQELREIEISLELGSEAPQVNENWPSDIRFSLNGHHLGTWTSPGDFGDRKGRLTPQWWKSDVNQYGVLKVLRINREGAFIDGQRISDVRIHDLDLHEATYWTFGLSPEEGVPGRGGLTLFGKGFGNYDQDILIRYYYDAPHHQ encoded by the coding sequence ATGATGCTTGGTACGGATGCATCTTCACTCATTATATATGAGGCGCTTGCAAGCGAAGCACGGTTAAATATCGTTCGTCTCTTGCTGCAAAACCGGGAAATGCATATCAATGCGCTTGCCCAAGAGCTTTATCTGAGCAAAGCTATCGTAAGTACCCATGTAAGCAAGCTGCAAAAGGCCGGGATTGTAGGCAGCCGAATGAAGCGGGAGAATGGTGGAACTTATAAATATTGTTATATTCTGCAAGAGTTCATGATGATTAATCTGTCACCGGAACTAAACGATGTATCATTCCACGAGGTGTCCATTCCGGTAGGGCAATACACCGATTACGAAGCGTGGCCAACTTGCGGCATAGCGACGACAACCCGGATGATCGGACAATATGATACGCCGGCCTGTTTCATGGACCCGGACCGGGTCCATGCCGGAATACTCTGGTTAGCACGCGGATTTCTCGAATATAAAATCCCTAATTATCTGTATAAAGATCAGGAACTAAGGGAGATTGAAATCTCACTGGAGCTTGGCTCAGAGGCTCCGCAAGTCAATGAAAACTGGCCGTCGGACATCCGTTTCTCCCTTAATGGTCACCACCTCGGAACCTGGACAAGCCCCGGTGACTTTGGCGACCGCAAGGGCAGACTTACACCGCAATGGTGGAAATCCGACGTCAACCAATATGGTGTGCTGAAAGTGCTGCGTATCAATCGGGAAGGTGCCTTCATCGACGGCCAGCGCATCTCGGATGTCCGCATTCATGATCTGGATCTCCACGAGGCCACATATTGGACCTTTGGATTAAGTCCGGAAGAAGGAGTGCCGGGGCGGGGCGGACTTACGCTGTTCGGAAAGGGCTTCGGTAACTACGATCAGGATATCTTGATCCGGTATTATTATGATGCCCCGCATCATCAATAA
- a CDS encoding NCS2 family permease: MDNWFKLKERGTSVSTEIIAGITTFFTMVYIVIVNPGILSSTGMNFNGVFIATVLASIVATLIMGIWSNYPIVLAPGMGLNAFFAYSVVSGYGVSWQVALGAVFIAGLLFIILSLTSFRYMLLDAIPASLKHAITAGIGLFITTVGLQNSGIIADSESNLITLGNLAEPMTYLTLIGLIITVVLMAYNVKGYLFIGMVITAILAWILGIFQMPESIVSMPQGLTTTAFHLDLAGVFSNGLYTIIFTFLLITLFDTTGTMLGVAEQAGLLKDGKFPRSRGALLADAVGTTTGALLGTSPTSAYIESSTGVAAGGRTGLTAVTVSVLLALTLFFTPIVSVISGIPAITSPALIIVGYFMISVISKINWKDLEEAFPAFLIIILTPLTHSIATGIGVGFIFYPVLKLLRGKGKDVHPIFYIFAVLFFIQLVFLDH; the protein is encoded by the coding sequence ATGGACAATTGGTTCAAACTAAAAGAACGAGGCACGAGCGTTTCAACAGAAATCATTGCAGGGATCACGACATTCTTTACGATGGTATACATCGTTATCGTAAATCCAGGAATACTCAGCAGTACGGGGATGAACTTTAACGGCGTATTCATTGCTACAGTGCTGGCGAGTATTGTAGCGACTCTGATTATGGGGATATGGTCCAATTATCCGATCGTCTTGGCACCTGGTATGGGCCTGAATGCATTCTTTGCCTATAGTGTAGTCTCCGGATATGGCGTATCTTGGCAGGTTGCACTTGGAGCGGTATTTATAGCCGGGCTTTTGTTTATTATTTTATCACTGACTTCATTTCGTTACATGCTGCTTGATGCCATACCTGCAAGCTTGAAACATGCCATAACAGCAGGGATTGGACTCTTTATTACAACGGTAGGCTTGCAAAATTCCGGGATTATTGCCGATTCAGAATCGAATTTGATAACCCTCGGAAACTTGGCAGAGCCGATGACTTACCTGACCCTTATCGGATTGATTATTACGGTTGTGCTGATGGCTTATAATGTAAAAGGTTATCTGTTCATCGGAATGGTGATAACAGCGATACTTGCCTGGATTTTGGGTATATTTCAAATGCCTGAATCGATTGTATCCATGCCGCAAGGCCTTACGACAACTGCTTTCCACCTCGATCTGGCAGGCGTATTTTCCAATGGCTTGTATACGATTATATTCACTTTCCTGCTAATTACACTGTTTGATACGACCGGGACGATGCTCGGCGTAGCTGAACAGGCAGGATTGCTGAAGGATGGTAAATTTCCGCGCTCACGTGGCGCGCTACTGGCGGATGCCGTAGGGACAACCACTGGGGCGTTACTCGGGACGAGCCCAACCTCGGCTTATATCGAGTCCAGCACAGGGGTAGCTGCCGGAGGAAGAACCGGACTGACGGCAGTAACGGTAAGTGTACTGCTTGCTCTTACTTTGTTCTTCACACCTATCGTAAGTGTGATATCAGGCATCCCGGCGATCACTTCTCCGGCACTGATCATTGTGGGGTATTTTATGATTAGCGTAATCAGCAAAATCAATTGGAAGGATCTCGAAGAAGCATTTCCTGCCTTCCTGATTATCATACTCACTCCGTTAACACACAGCATTGCGACAGGAATCGGTGTAGGGTTTATCTTCTATCCTGTACTCAAGCTGCTCCGCGGAAAAGGCAAGGATGTTCATCCGATATTCTACATTTTTGCAGTGTTATTCTTCATTCAGCTTGTATTCCTCGACCACTAA
- a CDS encoding VOC family protein, with amino-acid sequence MSQEIWINLPVKDVERSTAFFNEIGFHAVSVGNERSSLVIGQTTILLFPEAAFEKFTGSKIADTSHSAEVIFSIGAESREGVDAFIQKVEFAGGKIFGKPSEVDGWMYGAGFADLDGHRWNLLYMDESKMPKR; translated from the coding sequence ATGTCACAGGAAATTTGGATTAACTTGCCGGTCAAAGATGTTGAGAGGTCAACCGCCTTTTTCAATGAGATTGGATTCCATGCAGTGAGCGTCGGTAACGAGAGATCCAGCCTTGTCATAGGCCAAACAACGATTCTGCTGTTCCCGGAGGCGGCGTTTGAGAAATTTACAGGTTCAAAAATCGCAGATACCTCCCATAGCGCAGAGGTCATATTTTCCATTGGTGCTGAAAGCAGAGAAGGAGTAGATGCCTTTATTCAGAAAGTGGAGTTTGCCGGAGGAAAGATCTTTGGCAAGCCGAGTGAAGTGGATGGCTGGATGTACGGAGCTGGATTTGCCGACCTGGACGGTCACCGCTGGAACCTGCTGTACATGGATGAGAGCAAAATGCCGAAACGCTAA
- a CDS encoding DedA family protein codes for MISNTILELLNQYGYLIFYFAFSLGPFGIPIPNEITIISGAILSHTGVINCWITYLCILSGLLTAITIAYFAGSLFGPKLKCRFQHNKQFIKAERLLDQYGNWAMCVSLFIPILRYVLPLVIGISSVQFRKFALVSYSSALLWTITYFIAGTYLGYPLLAALHLFQF; via the coding sequence ATGATCAGTAATACGATTTTGGAACTGCTTAACCAGTATGGCTATCTGATTTTTTATTTTGCCTTCTCCCTGGGGCCTTTCGGAATACCGATTCCAAACGAGATCACGATTATCAGCGGAGCCATTCTGAGTCACACCGGTGTTATCAACTGCTGGATCACATACTTGTGTATATTATCGGGACTTTTAACGGCCATTACGATTGCTTATTTTGCAGGATCATTATTTGGGCCAAAGTTAAAATGCAGATTTCAACATAATAAGCAATTCATCAAGGCTGAACGGTTATTGGACCAATACGGCAATTGGGCGATGTGTGTCAGTTTGTTTATTCCCATCTTGCGATATGTTCTTCCATTAGTGATTGGTATAAGCAGTGTGCAATTTAGAAAATTTGCTCTTGTTTCCTATTCCAGCGCTTTATTGTGGACCATAACTTATTTTATAGCAGGCACCTATTTGGGATATCCCCTTCTAGCTGCACTTCATTTATTTCAGTTTTAA
- a CDS encoding class I SAM-dependent methyltransferase, with protein MIPLVYDQINHWGRDDEFFLALLKKLNVEYIADLGCGTGRWTTHLAQNGYIITAIDPNEEAIDVAKSKDHPGNVNWIVGDSTDLPINTYDAVIMTANVAQVFLTDDSWEQVISDVIQSLKVGGHFIFDTRNPLAKVWKEWERDKTPDLAKDRLSGDSLEIYTEYEGFEGDVYTFYEIIKNTKTDEVLIHEKMQLRFRTQEEYDESLKQIGFTQIETYGDWEFKQANSSENKSFIYHCVK; from the coding sequence ATGATTCCATTAGTATATGACCAGATTAACCACTGGGGAAGAGACGATGAATTTTTCTTAGCACTGCTAAAGAAATTAAATGTAGAGTATATAGCGGACCTAGGCTGTGGAACAGGGAGGTGGACTACTCATCTTGCCCAAAACGGTTACATCATCACGGCTATAGACCCTAATGAAGAAGCGATTGATGTGGCAAAAAGTAAAGATCATCCAGGCAATGTAAATTGGATTGTAGGTGATAGTACAGATTTACCAATCAATACGTATGACGCGGTGATCATGACAGCCAATGTTGCACAGGTGTTTCTTACAGATGATAGTTGGGAGCAAGTCATTTCAGATGTCATTCAATCCCTAAAAGTTGGAGGTCACTTTATTTTTGATACAAGAAACCCTTTAGCAAAAGTATGGAAAGAGTGGGAGAGGGACAAGACTCCTGACTTAGCAAAAGACAGACTTAGTGGAGATTCTCTAGAAATCTATACAGAATATGAAGGATTTGAGGGAGATGTTTACACTTTCTATGAAATTATAAAAAATACAAAGACAGACGAAGTCCTGATTCATGAAAAAATGCAGCTAAGGTTTCGAACTCAAGAAGAATATGATGAGTCGTTAAAACAAATCGGATTTACGCAAATTGAAACGTATGGTGATTGGGAATTTAAGCAAGCGAATTCTTCTGAAAATAAATCGTTTATTTATCATTGTGTGAAATAG
- a CDS encoding glycoside hydrolase family 1 protein has translation MTNQENKQVFPAGFLWGGATAANQLEGAFDADGKGLSTSDMAPFVPKELRNGKDFTFDVNSVELEEFLGGNTDVYFPKRNGVDFFHRYKEDIALFAEMGFKVLRISMAWTRIFPTGEEEVPNEAGLAFYDNVLDELLKHNIEPLVTISHYEMPIHLTQKYNGWEDRRLIDLYLKFANTLFDRYKDKVKYWITFNEMNMILTSLYTGGGILEDKIKGSKEQVAYQATHHQFVASALAVKSGKEKMPNAQIGCMICRLETYAASSKPEDVLQTLKEDQMNLFYPEVQARGEYPSYMNRYFEENEIELVKEPEDDAIIKNNTVDFIAFSYYMTYIGKYDPNDNSNSGMLVSQVKNPHLEVTEWGWPIDPIGLRVALNRLYDRYRMPLFIVENGLGATDKLEEDGSIHDTYRIDYLRRHIEQMKEAVADGVELMGFTSWGPIDIISCSTSEMGKRYGFIYVDQDNAGNGTLRRYRKDSFDWYRQVIESNGQIL, from the coding sequence ATGACAAACCAAGAGAACAAACAAGTATTTCCAGCCGGGTTTTTATGGGGAGGCGCAACAGCAGCCAATCAGTTGGAGGGCGCATTTGATGCTGACGGGAAAGGGTTGTCCACTTCGGACATGGCTCCATTCGTACCCAAGGAACTTCGCAATGGCAAGGATTTTACCTTTGATGTCAATTCTGTTGAGCTTGAAGAGTTCCTGGGAGGAAACACCGATGTGTATTTCCCGAAACGCAACGGAGTAGATTTCTTTCATCGTTATAAGGAAGACATTGCCTTGTTCGCCGAGATGGGATTCAAAGTATTACGGATCTCCATGGCATGGACACGCATTTTCCCTACAGGGGAAGAAGAGGTGCCTAATGAAGCGGGCCTGGCGTTCTATGACAATGTGCTGGATGAACTCTTGAAGCACAACATCGAACCACTCGTGACCATCTCCCATTACGAAATGCCTATACATCTAACTCAGAAATACAATGGTTGGGAAGACCGTAGACTCATTGACCTGTATCTAAAATTCGCCAACACCCTGTTTGACCGTTATAAAGACAAAGTGAAATACTGGATTACGTTTAATGAAATGAATATGATCCTTACAAGCCTGTATACGGGTGGCGGTATCCTTGAGGATAAAATCAAGGGCAGCAAAGAGCAGGTTGCCTACCAAGCGACTCATCACCAGTTTGTAGCGAGCGCACTGGCTGTAAAAAGCGGTAAAGAGAAGATGCCAAACGCCCAAATCGGCTGTATGATATGCCGTCTGGAAACGTATGCTGCATCAAGCAAACCAGAGGACGTCCTGCAAACACTGAAGGAAGATCAGATGAATCTGTTCTATCCGGAGGTTCAGGCACGGGGCGAATACCCATCCTACATGAATAGATATTTTGAAGAGAACGAGATCGAGCTGGTGAAGGAACCTGAGGATGATGCAATTATTAAGAATAACACGGTCGATTTTATTGCATTCAGCTATTACATGACCTACATCGGAAAATACGACCCCAATGATAACAGCAATTCCGGTATGCTGGTAAGTCAAGTTAAAAACCCTCACCTGGAAGTTACTGAATGGGGTTGGCCAATCGATCCAATCGGTCTTCGTGTTGCGCTGAATCGTTTGTACGACCGTTACCGGATGCCTTTATTTATCGTAGAGAATGGTCTTGGTGCTACCGACAAGCTGGAGGAAGACGGCTCCATTCATGATACCTATCGAATTGACTATCTGCGTCGCCACATTGAGCAAATGAAAGAAGCAGTCGCAGATGGTGTGGAGTTGATGGGTTTCACTAGCTGGGGACCTATCGACATTATTAGCTGTTCCACATCTGAAATGGGTAAACGTTATGGCTTCATTTATGTAGATCAAGACAATGCCGGGAACGGTACGCTGCGAAGATACCGCAAAGACTCGTTTGACTGGTATAGACAAGTCATTGAGAGTAATGGGCAAATCTTATAA